DNA from Gramella sp. MAR_2010_147:
CCAATACCGAGTATAATACGCATTATATGAATTTGAATTGTACTCCGCATAAAGCATTAGCGTTAATGATTGCTTCAAAAATATTTCATGAAGTTCCTATGAGAAAAGATCTGGGAACTTATCCGGAAAACCTCAAATTTGGGGATTTCACGATCAGTTATGAGGGGGACGTAGCAACCTATAATTCCGGGGATATATTCATCTACACAAATACGAATTCAATTCAACCAAAAAAGGTTTCGGAATTGAAAAAGATTGCCGGTCACGGGAATTCTGAGATCGTAAAATATAAAGGGAAAGGAGCTTACTTTTTGGATAAACTGGAGGATGGTGTTTGGAGACTGGAAGTGATGCCAGATCCAATTCTTATTAAAAACCCTTTTGGAAGCAATAGTCTTGAAAAGACAGTTTCGGTAATTAGCTGGAAAGAAAATCTAATAGCGCTGAATATAGATGAGCTTGGAGATAATTTTGAAATTTCAGGATTAAATAAAGGGAATAATACTTCCCTGGAAGCTGAAGGCAATGCTTTTAAAATAAAACCGGGATCTTATTTAATAACAGCCGCTGGAAAGGATGTTGATATTTCTACTTATAGTGATCGCTTTAATTTTGATATTAAAGCTTTTGAAGCCCAGGAAAGCACGGTAGATAAAACTTATTTGGTGCATAAACCAGTTCAGATTATAAGCGTTGGAAATGATCTAGAGCTAAAAGCAACGCTGGTTTCAAATAATGAAATGGAGAAGGTAGAAGTCTGGCTGAAAAATGGGAATACTTATGAATCTGTTGAGCTGAATGCGGATAATAACTATGATTATTTAGTAAAAATTCCAGAAAATCTCTTAAATCATGGGTTTCTGGAGTATAGAATCATTGTTTCTACAGAGGATGGTAAAACTACATTTCCGGGTGGAGTAGAGGGGAGTCCTGAGGACTGGGATTTTCATTCAGATGCTACATACAAAACCAGAATTCTGGAGAAAGATGCGCCAATTTCTCTTTTTAATGCCTCAACCGATGTAGATAATATGGTTATAGGCTGGTCTCCAAAAAACAACCTTGTTCCAGTAAACGAAAATGAAGCGGAATTTCAGGTAAGTATTGACAGTTTGTTCCAGGAAGATGTTGAAAATAAAAATGCGAAACCTATTTATGATTACTCTTTCAGATACAATTTTCAGAATAAACTTGGAAAAAGAACAATTTCCGATAAACAGAAATTAGTGATTACCGGAAGTTCTCTTGGCGAAAATTCGGAAAAAATGATGATCGCTTTGGTAATGAAAAACGGGGCTTCTTTTGGAAAGTTAATTCAGCTAACAGATGAGATCCAGGAAATAGAGATAGCTCTGGAAGATCTTAAACCGGTAAAAACGGTAACACTGCCAAGACCTTATCCTGGCTTTTTACCGTATTATTTTGATCATTCATATTCAGGTAACCTAAAGATAGAAGATGTTGAAAGTCTACAGTTCTCTATTGGTCCCGGAATTGAGAAGGAAAATCTTCAAAAGCCTCATGCGATCGGAATTCGAAGTGTAAGATTAGAGTAATATCCAGTTATCAATAAATTATTATCAATAAAGATTTCTCACTCCGCTACGTTATAAATGACAATTTTTAGAAACAAAAAAGGCTTCCAAACTGGAAGCCTTTTTTACAATTAACACATAAAATTAACCACATTTAGAAGAACCACAGTCCTTGCAGGTTAAGCATCCTTCCTGATAGATCAGGTTGGAAGAATTACAATTGGTACATTTCTCTTTTTTGGCAACAGTTCCATCGGCGATAAAACGTTTTAATGCTCTTACTACACCATTTTTCCATGTATTGATAGATTCACTGTCCAATTGAAGACTGTTAATAAGATCTACCACATTGTCTATAGACATTCCATGGCGCAGTGTACTGGAAATTAGTTTGGCATAGTTCCAGAATTCAGGATTAAACTTATGAGAAAGACCTTCAATAGTGGTTTTATAACCTCTTTTGTTTTCGTACTGGAAATCATAGCGAGAAGTTCCGTCTTCGTTTCTGGCTTTAATAATATAACCTTCGGTAACCCATCTTGGGATTAAAATACCTTCTTCATCATCAGCAAAACCGGTAAAAATCTCATAAGGACGACCATCTACAAGACCTATGAACGCAATCCATTTATCTTTGTTGTTTTGGAAACGTACCACATCTGCAGTTAATACATCAGGTCTTTTTAGAGGAAATGATCCCGGAGTCTGTTCTGCTTCTTCTTCCTTCTTTTCATCGTTAGAGATAAGAACTCCAGATCGTGAACCGTCACGATAAACCGTCACCCCTTTACAACCTGCTTCCCAGGCTTCAAGATATAATTTACCAACAAGATCTTCACTTGCATCGTTGGGCAGGTTAATGGTCACACTAATAGAATGATCTATCCATTTTTGAACTGCTCCCTGCATTTTCACCTTGCTTAACCAGTCTACATCATTGGAAGTGGCCTGGTAGTATGGTGATAGTTTAACCAGTTTATCAAGTTCTTCCTGAGAGTAATTTTCATTTGTATCATGACCCTTAGCTTTCATCCACTCTTTGAAACGGTGGTGAAAAACAACATATTCTTCCCATGAATCTCCAACTTCGTCTACAAAGTCTACCCTTGCATCCTTATCGTTTGGATTTACTTTTCTTCTTCTTTTATAAACAGGTAAGAATACAGGCTCGATCCCAGAACTGGTTTGCGTCATTAAACTGGTAGTTCCAGTAGGAGCGATGGTTAGAAGAGCGATGTTTCTTCTACCATATTCCAGCATATCATAATAAAGCTTTTCATCAGCTTCTTTCAGTCTTAATATGAACGGATTGTCTTTTTCTCTTTCTGAATCAAAAATCGAGAAAGCACCTCTTTCTTTTGCGGTATCTACTGAAGCTCTATAAGCAGCAAGCGCAATATTTTTATGAATATCTACAGAAAAGTCTATTCCTTCCTTGCTTCCGTATTTGATTCCCAATCCTGCAAGCATATCACCTTCAGCAGTAATGCCAATTCCGGTTCTTCTTCCTTCGTAAGCTTTTTTACGAATATTCAGCCATAAGTTTTTCTCAACGGCTTTTACCTCTTCATTTTCAGGATCTGCATCAATTTTTGCCAGAATATTATCGATCTTTTCTAATTCTAGGTCAATGATATCATCCATAATTCTTTGTGCAGCACCAATATGTTTTTTGAAGAGCTCATAGTTGAAATGTGCTTTTTCAGTAAACGGCTCTTCTACATAAGAGAAAAGATTGATCGCTAATAAACGACAGGAATCATAAGGACATAGTGGGATCTCACCACATGGGTTGGTAGAAACCGTTTTATAACCAAGATCATCGTAACAATCTGGAACCGACTCATTAATTACGGTATCCCAGAAAAGAATTCCCGGCTCTGCAGATTTCCACGCGTTATGAACGATCTTTTTCCAAAGCTTATCAGCTTCAATATCTTTTGAAAACTTAGGGTCTTTACTAAAGACTGGATACGTCTGCGTATAATTACCGTTATTCTTAACAGCTTTCATGAATTTATCATCGATCCTAACCGAAACATTGGCTCCTGTAACTTTGCCTTGTTCCATTTTAGCATCGATAAAATCCTCCGCATCTGGATGATTAATAGATACTGATAACATCAGTGCTCCACGACGTCCATCCTGGGCAACTTCTCTGGTTGAATTTGAATAACGCTCCATGAATGGAACTATTCCTGTTGAAGTTAATGCAGAATTCTTCACTGCCGATCCTTTTGGACGTATATGAGAAAGGTCATGACCAACTCCGCCACGGCGTTTCATTAGCTGTACCTGTTCCTGATCTATTTTCATGATCCCACCGTAAGAATCTGAAACCCCATCGTTTCCAATTACAAAACAATTAGAAAGAGATCCTACCTGGTAAGGATTACCAATACCGGCCATTGGGCTACCCTGAGGTACGATATATTTAAAATTCTTAATAAGGTTAAAAACTTCATCCTCACTCATCGGGTTTGGATATTTTTTTTCAACCCTGGCAATTTCTTTTGCGATACGCCTGTGCATATCATCTGGAGTTTGTTCGTAAATATTCCCATCAGAATCTTTGAGGGCATATTTGTTTACCCAAACTCTGGCAGCAAGATCATCTCCCTTGAAGTATTTTAGAGATGCTTCATAAGCCTGTTCCTGGGTATAAGTGTGTGGAACGACTGGTTTTTCTTGTACAGGCATATAAATGAGATTTTTAAGTTAGAAATTCGATTTCGAGTGGTATAAAACTAAACAAAGATTTGAGACAATTAACAAATCCTTTAGAAAAAGTTATCAAGAAAAATATGTTAATTAGCTTTAAATCAGTAGTTTAAATATTTACTAACAATAAAAAGTTGACAAATATTGAAAATTTTAATTTTTATACTTGAATTTTTCTGTTTGAAACATATCGATGGAAATTGATTGGAATTCCAAGCGAAAACTGCGAAAATGTATAAAGCCTTAAGAAAGGAAGTGGTAGCATTCAAAAAAAAGAGGCTCCGCTTTATGCGGAGCCTTCTTTGAATTAACACCTATGAAAATTCAAAATAAAAAGGTTTATTTCGTAATCGAGTAAATTGCATATCCGTTTGACGGAGCCTCGATCTGAACCATCCCATTTTCATCGGAGGTAGGGCTATATGATGTATTACCACTATAATCTTTTAGGGTAACATTATTCCAGTTTGAACTTACTGTTCTTCTCTTAGTGTTATTGTTGATGCTAATATACAGAATTAATCCAGGATTTGTGCCTGTGCCACTTCTTTTCATAACATATTCATCTTCATCTATATATAGCATTTCCGTATCACCAACAGCAATACTGTTATGAATAGAAATAAGCGTTTTAAGCTCTTCCTGGAAGCTTTCATTCTCATAATCTGAATAAAAGATTGTTGGATAACCAGGATGCGTAAGAATATAGGCGTAAGCCTTCAATTTATTTTCAGATGCAATATAGTTGTCTACATTATCATCCTTTTCAGTATCATGGTTCGCGGTAAAAGTAACAGCGTTCCCGGGATCTGTTTTCCATAGCATATCTTTTTCTAAATTGGTAAGATCCTGAAATCTATCCAGGCTTTCTTCCAGCTTATAAAAGGTGGAGAAATCGAAAGCTGGAGATCCTGAAGCCTCTATCCAGTCCCTTAGTACATCTGGATTGCCATCAAAGTTTTCTCCCACAGAGAAACCTCCAACTTCATCCAGCCACTCCTTTATTACCCAAGGTTCAAAACCTTTAACGTAATCAAAACGCCACCCATCAAATCCCATCACATTTTTATAGTATTTAGCAACAGAATTTTCATCCTTCCAAAGCCATTTCTGTACTCTGTCCAGGTGATGGTCTAAATTCGTTTCGGCATAGAATAAACTTCCTGGATCATACTCACTTACACTATTTGGATAAAAATCTTCATAAGTTCTGTTGAACATTCCCGATGCATTCCCATGCTCTTCATCAAATAGGGTATAAGTATCATATTCACGGTAGGGATTGTATTGAAGGCCGCCACCAGAATTGTGATTAATTACAATATCAGCGATCACTTCTACATCGTTATCATGTGCCGTGGATATAAGATTTTCAAGTTCGGTTCTTGAACCAAACCTGGTTTCAACAGTACCATGTTGCTCGAAATTTCCAAAATCATAGTAATCGGAAACATCATAGCCCATAGAATAGCCACCAGATTGCCCTTTAGAAGCAACTGGAAGCCAGATGCGGTCTATCCCGGCATCTGCCCAGCCCGGTACTTTTGCTGAAAGGTTATTCCACCATTCAAAACGAGGCTCCACGTCCCAGTAAAAAGCCTGCATCATAACGCGGCTTCCATTATCGTAAGAAGAAAGATCTATAGCTTCTGGATTGCTTGGTTCTGGAGTTTCAGGACCACCGGTTACATCATCTGTAGGATCTATGATTTCCTGATCGTCTTCTGAACATGCGAAAACAATAAGGGAGAAGAAGACGAGTAGAAATGAATTAAATATTCTGGTTATCATAATTTTTCATTTTGAATTAAAAAAGGCTGCCATAAAGCAGCCTTTTAAAAATTTGATTTGACTTATTCTTCAGTCTGCTCTATAAAAAGATATCTTCCTGTAAGGTCATTAAACCATACATTATAAGTTCCAGCTTTAGAAACGATAATATCGTCACCTGTTGCCTGACCACTTGGGAAGTTTTCTCCACCTCCCCAGTTTACATCCCATGCCTGGTTGGCTCTGAATTTTATTCCATCTTCTGAGAGTTCAACCCCTTCAACATACCAAATATGCGGGTCAAAACTGGATTTAGTAAGTAGGATATCTGGAGTTGGGTTATCATCACCAGGCCATCCTACGGTAGTTCCTGCACCTACAAGACCAAGTTTGTCATACACCGCGGCATCTGCTGCATCATATGTTTCAAAACTGTAAGTCATTTCATCTGTATTTACCGTAAAACTATAATACGCTTCAGTGTCTACAGCAAAAGATTGCGGATCTTCACCTAAAATATCACTATTGGTTAAATTCCCGTCGGAAAGTCCCCATTGTGGCTGCCACATACCCCTTGTCTCCAAAAGTTTAAAATCACCTGCTGTGAATTTTCCTTCATAATAGAATATATTATTCTCTGAATCTCTGAAAAGAGGAGTGTTGTTATTATTATTGTCCCATCCAGCAGCAGTAGCGTTTCCTACAAGGAAAAGGTTCATTTTCACAGGTTCTTCTTCCTCTCCCTGTTCTGGTAGAGTAACTGTGATTGCAGCAGCTTCTGAAGTTTCAGAAAGTCCATTTCCACCATCGTTTCCTGCGTAAGCTTTCACTCGGAAATAGATATTACCAGTGTTTGGAGCTTCGGTATTAGGATCATTATCTAAACCTGCATCGGCAGCAAGAGACATCATTTGACCAATAGTTACTCCTAGATTTGTTTCTGAAGTGCTTCCAATTAGATCAAAGCTTGAGAAATCCTGGCTTGCAGAACCCTGAAGTTCATAAGTTATAGTAGTTGGAGCACCAAAATCTACCTCATTCCATACAAATCTTTCAGCCAGATTATCTGAAGCAGCTGAATTTAAAGTATAGTTGGCAGAAAATGCACTTGTAAATGAAACGCCTTCTGCATCTGGTTGTGCGGTAAACACCACATCGTCATCATGTTCACAGGAAGAAAATCCTATTACGGCGATAATCGTTAGTAAAAATATTGAAAATCTTTTCATTGTTTTATTTTTAATATTAGTAACCTGGGTTTTGTGTTAAGTTGGTATTTACACCTAGATCTGAAGCCGGAATTGGGAATAGATCTCTAAAAGCTTCTGTAGTTGCTCCCTGTGGAACACCACCTTTAAAGGGCCAAACGCCACCGTCTGAGAATTTACCAAAACGAATTAGATCTGTTCTTCTGTGTGCTTCCCAATAAAGTTCTCTGGCTCTTTCATCGATAATAAAATTTAGAGAAAGATCTGCAGTGCTAATATTGTTACTGTCATCACCGTAAGCACGCTCTCTAAGCTCATTGATGTAGCTTACAGCATCAGCCTGACTTCCGCCAGCACCTCTAACCACCGCTTCTGCATACATTAAGTAAGCATCTGCTAATCGGAACATAGGGAAATCGGTGTCTGGAAAATCTCCTGTTGGATCTGATCCGGGATTTCCATTAACGTCTACGTTTTTGTATTTCGCTACAGCATATCCATCTGTAAAGGTTGAAATATCATTGATCTCTTTAGATTGACCTTCTGTGAAAAATAAAGCTCTTTCGTCTCCTACTTCCTCAATTGCATCGTCCTCATTTTCCAGAAATTTGTTGACCAGGGCAGAGGTGGTTCTAAGACCAGCCCATCCACCGTTCACTCCAAAAGCATCTGGATCCATGTCTCCTCCAATAGCAGCATGGATAATAAACGTCATCCCTCCATATGCCTGGGTGTTTATACCGTCAAATGTAATAGGAAATATGATCTCATTTTGAGCGCCATTGGTATTGTTATCAGCAAGGAATAACTTCTGGTAATCTTCTACAAGGCTGTAATCTGAATTTATTACCTTATTAGTATAAGTAATAACATCACTGTACCTGGCGTTACCGGTGTATTTTTCAGCATTTAGATAAAGCTTTGAAAGCAACATCCAGAGAGCGCCCTGGTCTGCACGACCATATTCATTGGCTCCCGGAGCTTTCATTTCACTTTCTATAGCCAGGAGCTCCCCTTCAATATAGCTAAAAAGCTCTGCACTTGAAGTTTGTTCTGGCAAGAAAGCTCCAACAGGATCATTTTCAGTTACAAAAGGAGGATTGCCATAAAGGTCAAGAGCATGCCAGTAACTTAGAGCTCTAAGGAATCTTGCTTCAGCTCTGTACGTAGCTATTTCAGTTCTTAGACTGCTGTCAACTCCACGACTATCCAGAACGGAAGTCTCAGTTTGTCTCAAATATTCATTAGACTGTGCGATCTGGTACATAACTCTGGAATACATCGTTCTAATAAACTCGTTCCCAGAAGTCCAGTTCTGGTTGTGAAGGTCTTTAATAGTACCATCATTCCAGCCAATAACAGCTTCATCTGTAGTTAATTCCTGTAATTTAAAGTATAATCGCATATACTGCGAGAATCCTTCATCCAGGCCTGAAAGGTCGGCATCTCCTGCAGGTCCATCCTGTCCGCTTATTGCGAAACCGGCATAAAGTTTAGCAAGGAATTGTTTGTAAGCTTCCGGATCTTTAAATGCTGAAGCGGCAGTTTCCCTGTTGTCTTCTGGCACGAGATCTAAATTGCTTTCGCAAGACCATAATACAGCCATTCCAAAGAGCACCAGGAAAGTTGTTTTTATCTTATTAAACATAATTCTTGTAATTTTTCTGTTATTCATTAAAATACAAAGTTCAACCCAAGTACAAATCGTCTTGATCTAGGGTAGAAGTTGTTGTCTATTCCTCCAAATACTTCGGGATCCAACCCTTCGTAATTTGTGATCGTAAGAACATTGCTTGCAGTTAGAGAAACTCTAAAATCTACTTCTTCTCCCGGTACTGTATAGCCAATACTTACGTTGTCAAGCTTTACAAAATCTGCAGCCTCAAGGTAATAATCTGAGAAGAACTGACTGTTTTCAAATCCTGAATCCAACACATTCGAGTTGAAGTTTGAGTAGTAATTTGAAGGAGTGTTAGTTCCCGCTTCCACGAATCCGTTGGCAGATTGCGTATTGTTGTAATTATAATTTCCAAAACTTCCTCTAAATGTAAAGTTGAAGTCAAGGTTTTTATAGTTCATGGTATTTGTAAGCCCCATATAATAATCTGGAGTAGCTTTCTTATACGGTTGCTTATCTGCTTCAGTGATCTGGTTGTCACCATTTACATCTACATAAGCACCTTCAATTGGCTGTCCCTGTTCATTATAAACCTGTCTAAAAACAAAGAATGTGGTTGGGTCAAAGCCTTCTTTCCAAAGCTGAATATTGTTTCCAACTCCACCACTTATCCCTCCCTGAGGAATAAAGAAATTAGGATCGTCTCCTAAAGATAACTCAGTTATTTCAAGTTCCTGAAAAGAAATGTTATAACCTAATGTCCAGTTAAAATCTTCAGATCTTGCGATATCTCCGCTAAGTCCAACTTCAATACCTCTACTTACCGTAGTTCCAACGTTGGTAAGCAACTGGTCTGAAAGGTTGGCTCCTGCAGGAACCGGTACTGTTGCAATAAGATCTTCCGTCTCTCTGTAATATGCATCTACAGATCCACTTAACCTATTGCTGAAGAAACCAAAATCAATACCTGCGTTATAATTGATCAAGCTTTCCCATTTAAGGTCTTCATCATATTCTTCAGGTCTTAAAGTTGGCACAAAAGTGTTGCCAAACTGATATCTTGCACCTCCCTGACTTGGAGTATATAGTCCTAAATAACCATAATTTCTTCCAATTTCATAGTTACCTGTCTCCCCGTAACCACCACGTAATTTTAGTTCAGAAATAACATTGGAGTTTTGAAGAAATGCTTCATTATGGATTTTCCAACCTATAGAGGCGGCTGGGAAATAACCCCATCTGTTCTGAGGAGCCACTCTTGAAGATCCATCAGCTCTAATACTACCAGAAATAAGGTATTTATCGTTAATGTCAAAACTAGCTCTGGCAAAATAAGATTCCAGGGAGTTACGATTAATATCTACTGGAAAATCGACTTCCTGATCCTGTTCTGTACCATATACATCAGAGAATGAGTAAAATTCCTGATAAGAATGTCCTGCAGTTAGATCAATTTCAGTAGTGTTCAGGAAATCAACATCTGTCTTATAGTTAAGATATGTATCCAATAGTAAGTTACGGTTAATATTCTCATAATTACTGAACTGATCAATATTTGAGGTGTTTGAAGCAGCTATTAAAGGAGTAAAGGTATTTCCTCTGGCCTCGGCATAATCAAAACCGGCGTTTACAACCGCTTTTAATTCTGGTAACCAGTGAAACTTATATTCAGCATTTAGATTAGTAATAGACCTTCTGGTCTGGTTTTTATCTTCATTAAGTACTAATAAGGCTACCGGGTTTCTTGTAGCAAGATTTTGCTGTACGATCTCTTCACCCGATATTCTGTTGAATTCAAAAAATCCTCCAAATGGAAGTGTATCGTCGAAAACCGATTGTGTAGGATCAAACGCAACGGCAGACCCTATAGCTCCCTGGTTTGCAAACCTGTTCTTATCTAAACTGTTTTTGGAAGTTAAGGTAAGTTTCAATTTATTATCTAAAAGATCCTGATTTAACGAAATGTTAAACGCATTTCTTTCGTAATAGTCACCTGAAAGTACTCCGGTTTCAGCAGTATGATTAAAGTTTGCTCTGTAATAGAAATTTCCTATCCCCTGAGTAGCCGTTAAGTTATGAATAGCTCCTACTGAAGTCTCATAAATTTCGTCCTGCCAGTCTGTATCTGCATTTCCCAATAAAGAAGGATCTGTTCCGGGAGTGCTGTTAATTAAAGTTCTGAACTCAGCTGCATCTAATACATCAACTTTATCGGTAATGTTACCTATAGATGTCTTAAGATCGTAAGTGAAATTGAAAGGAGTGTCTTTTTTACCTTTTTTAGTAGTAATAAGAATCACACCATTAGAAGCTCTGGAGCCATAAATAGAAGTTGCAGCTGCATCTTTTAATATGGTAAAGTCTTCAATTTCATTAGGGTTAATAGAGTTTAATGCATTACGCGATCCCGCAACACCTCTTTGGTCTAGTGGCACACCATCCACAACTATAAGCGGATCGTTAGATGCCGACAAAGATGAACCACCGCGAATACGAATAGTACCTCCCTGTCCCGGAGCTCCTCCACCTGGAGTAATTTGAACCCCTGCAGATTTACCGGCAATGAGTTGCTCTGGAGCAACTACAGCTCCCTGGTTAAAAGATTCAGATGAAATTTTTTCTACAGATCCTGTAGCATCCTGTTCAGAGGTTGCACCATATCCAATTAGAACTACTTCATCTAAAGTAGCCTGATCTTCATCTAGCTGTACGTCTAATGTTGATTGACCTTGATAAGGAATTTCTTCAGTTGCGAATCCTAAAAAGGAAAACTGAAGAATATCATCACTAGCTACATTTTGAATCGTATAATTACCATCAAAATCGGTAGTAGTGCCATTCGAAGTTCCTTTAACGATAACATTTACACCGGGTACAGGTAGACCCGTGGCACTTTCAGTCACGTTCCCGCTCACGGTGTTTTGGGCAAAAAAGCTCATTGGCAGCAGAAACAGCAAAAACAATGTGCTTTTAATTAAAGTTCTCATAAATTTTCATTTGGTTTTTACTAAAAATTAACCTTATATTTTTACTTCCTGAGGTTAAATGTATGTAAAATAAGCACCAAAAATCGGAGAGTCAGCACTATTACTGCGACGAAAACGTTTTCGTGTTGAAAACTTTTCGAAGTTAAGGGTCTCATAATTTAATTATGGTAAATTTGAAGAACTGAAAATTATTCCAGGCTAAATTAAAGTATATCGTAACCCAATGAAACCAAAACTTACCCTAAAAAAAATTGCAAAAGAATTAGATGTGTCAATTTCTACGGTTTCGAAAGCCTTAAGAGATAGTCCTGAAATTGGAGAAGAAACCAGAGAAAAGATCAAGGCTTTTGCCAAACATTATAATTACAAACCTAATAACATAGCGCTTAGTCTTAAGAATAGAAAAACCAAGACTATAGGGATCATTATTCCTGAGATAGTTCATCATTTTTTCACTACCGTGATTAGTGGCGTGGAAAAGGTAGCGAACGAAATGGGTTATAATGTTTTTGTATGCCTTTCAGATAATTCATTTGATAAGGAAGTCCTGAATATGGAGATGCTGGCCAATGGCAGTACAGATGGCTTTATTCTTTCTCTTGCAAAAGATACTATGCAAAAAGGAGATTATCATCATTTAACCGAAGCAATTAACCAGGGTATGCCATTGGTTCTTTTTGATAGGGTAGTAGATGAAATTGCCTGTGATAAAGTGATCATTGATGATGTGAACGGTGGTAAAAAAGCAGTTCAGTATTTAATAGACTGTGGATGCAGGAATATTGCCTTGATCTCTACGGTAGATTATGTGAGCGTTGGTAAACTGCGTACTCATGGATACAAACAGGCTCTGGTTGAAAATAATATAGAGATCAATGAAGACCTTATCCTGAAGATCGAGGAGATGGAAAACAGTGAGGCTGAAATTGAAGAATTTCTGAAATATAAAAAAGTAGATGGGGTTTTTGCTGTAAACGAGCATTTTGCGATTTCGGCTATTAAAACGATCCAGGAACAGGGTAAAAAAGTACCGGAAGATGTTTCGGTCATCGGTTTTACAGATGGAGAACTGTCTAAAAGATTTATACCAAGTTTAACCACCGTGAGTCAGCACGGAATGAAGATGGGAGAAGAATCTGCCCGGTTATTAATTGAAAAACTGGAACGCACTCCAAGTGAGGAGGATTATTATAAAACTATTATTGTAGAGACAGAACTGGTGACTCGAAATTCAACAAAATCTAAGAAATAAGCTGTTCGTTTCAAAAAAACTATATATTTGTCATAATTGAAATTTATCAAAACTTATATTTTTACT
Protein-coding regions in this window:
- a CDS encoding SusC/RagA family TonB-linked outer membrane protein translates to MRTLIKSTLFLLFLLPMSFFAQNTVSGNVTESATGLPVPGVNVIVKGTSNGTTTDFDGNYTIQNVASDDILQFSFLGFATEEIPYQGQSTLDVQLDEDQATLDEVVLIGYGATSEQDATGSVEKISSESFNQGAVVAPEQLIAGKSAGVQITPGGGAPGQGGTIRIRGGSSLSASNDPLIVVDGVPLDQRGVAGSRNALNSINPNEIEDFTILKDAAATSIYGSRASNGVILITTKKGKKDTPFNFTYDLKTSIGNITDKVDVLDAAEFRTLINSTPGTDPSLLGNADTDWQDEIYETSVGAIHNLTATQGIGNFYYRANFNHTAETGVLSGDYYERNAFNISLNQDLLDNKLKLTLTSKNSLDKNRFANQGAIGSAVAFDPTQSVFDDTLPFGGFFEFNRISGEEIVQQNLATRNPVALLVLNEDKNQTRRSITNLNAEYKFHWLPELKAVVNAGFDYAEARGNTFTPLIAASNTSNIDQFSNYENINRNLLLDTYLNYKTDVDFLNTTEIDLTAGHSYQEFYSFSDVYGTEQDQEVDFPVDINRNSLESYFARASFDINDKYLISGSIRADGSSRVAPQNRWGYFPAASIGWKIHNEAFLQNSNVISELKLRGGYGETGNYEIGRNYGYLGLYTPSQGGARYQFGNTFVPTLRPEEYDEDLKWESLINYNAGIDFGFFSNRLSGSVDAYYRETEDLIATVPVPAGANLSDQLLTNVGTTVSRGIEVGLSGDIARSEDFNWTLGYNISFQELEITELSLGDDPNFFIPQGGISGGVGNNIQLWKEGFDPTTFFVFRQVYNEQGQPIEGAYVDVNGDNQITEADKQPYKKATPDYYMGLTNTMNYKNLDFNFTFRGSFGNYNYNNTQSANGFVEAGTNTPSNYYSNFNSNVLDSGFENSQFFSDYYLEAADFVKLDNVSIGYTVPGEEVDFRVSLTASNVLTITNYEGLDPEVFGGIDNNFYPRSRRFVLGLNFVF
- a CDS encoding LacI family DNA-binding transcriptional regulator — protein: MKPKLTLKKIAKELDVSISTVSKALRDSPEIGEETREKIKAFAKHYNYKPNNIALSLKNRKTKTIGIIIPEIVHHFFTTVISGVEKVANEMGYNVFVCLSDNSFDKEVLNMEMLANGSTDGFILSLAKDTMQKGDYHHLTEAINQGMPLVLFDRVVDEIACDKVIIDDVNGGKKAVQYLIDCGCRNIALISTVDYVSVGKLRTHGYKQALVENNIEINEDLILKIEEMENSEAEIEEFLKYKKVDGVFAVNEHFAISAIKTIQEQGKKVPEDVSVIGFTDGELSKRFIPSLTTVSQHGMKMGEESARLLIEKLERTPSEEDYYKTIIVETELVTRNSTKSKK
- a CDS encoding RagB/SusD family nutrient uptake outer membrane protein; this translates as MFNKIKTTFLVLFGMAVLWSCESNLDLVPEDNRETAASAFKDPEAYKQFLAKLYAGFAISGQDGPAGDADLSGLDEGFSQYMRLYFKLQELTTDEAVIGWNDGTIKDLHNQNWTSGNEFIRTMYSRVMYQIAQSNEYLRQTETSVLDSRGVDSSLRTEIATYRAEARFLRALSYWHALDLYGNPPFVTENDPVGAFLPEQTSSAELFSYIEGELLAIESEMKAPGANEYGRADQGALWMLLSKLYLNAEKYTGNARYSDVITYTNKVINSDYSLVEDYQKLFLADNNTNGAQNEIIFPITFDGINTQAYGGMTFIIHAAIGGDMDPDAFGVNGGWAGLRTTSALVNKFLENEDDAIEEVGDERALFFTEGQSKEINDISTFTDGYAVAKYKNVDVNGNPGSDPTGDFPDTDFPMFRLADAYLMYAEAVVRGAGGSQADAVSYINELRERAYGDDSNNISTADLSLNFIIDERARELYWEAHRRTDLIRFGKFSDGGVWPFKGGVPQGATTEAFRDLFPIPASDLGVNTNLTQNPGY